A window of Vibrio gazogenes genomic DNA:
CTTTCCCCGATGATTGTCTCAGGCTTCGGCTTCGAAGTGTGACGCATAATGCCTTTCTCTGGAATCTGAGACAGCGACGTCTTGTGCGCCCCAGTGCTTGATTTGAATGACGTGAAACATCACTCAATTGACCCGATAGACTCAGTGGAAAATAAAAGACCGAATCAATCCTTAAAGCATGGTAAGCCTTGCGAGGCTCTCCATTGTTTGACAATCTCAACAATGCGCTCGGGGGTTGCATCTGCCGGATCATCTGGATAGTAAATTAAGTCTGAACCATCAGGGTGTTCTGTCAGCTTTTCAAATAAAAGAACTGCATCAATATGTTCTTGCTCTGTTGGGTAGTCATCAATACTGATCCTTCTCACAAGAGATAAAAACTCATCTTGTGTATAAGAAGTAATATTCTTTTCCATCTTACTGATTACCTTTTTTATGTATATCTATATGATTTTTCGGGGTTGTGACTCGAATATTATCAACATCATACACCTTGCCACCATGTTGGATTTCTTCTACATGATGAAGCTCAAATTTGACTCTTCCACCCAACCAAGAAAACCATTCAAGGAAGAATGGTTAAGCTTTTCCGGGCAGGACGCCCGTAAAAGCTGGTTCTGGACAACGCGTGACCAAGCCAGACAAAAAGATTTTCTGGTTCGTCTTTCATCTCTGAAAGATGAACTGGCGCACAGAACACCGATTCCTCTGAAACCGAAAAGCGAGATTGTGCGTCAAATTTCAGAGCCAAAGGCTAGGCAAATAAAACTTGTGATGTAGGTGTTTGGGACGCAATCAAATTAATTGATTTCATTAGCATTTTCGGACGCGCCCCAGTTCCTTTTGATAGATGTCAAAAGGAACCAAAAGCATCTTTTTTGGTTCAGTGCGTGTTATCAGGGTCGGATTGATTCGCATCCTGCTCAAGCAATCCTGAAAAATCGTCCATGATTTTTCACCCTGAGTTCAGTGACCAATCTAGCTTTTGCTATGTTTCACCCAACTCAAATCAACCACCCAACCAAGAAAACCATTCATGGAAGAATGGTTAGGCTTTTCCGGGCAGGACGCCCGTAAAAGCTGTTTCTGGACAATGCGTGACCAAGCCAAACAAAAAAGATCTTCTGGTTACTCTTGCATCTCGGCAAGAGTAACTGGCGCACAAGACACCAATGCCTCTGAAATCGAAAAACAAGATTGTGCGTCAAAATTTGGAGCCGGAGGCTGAGGAGATGAACATTGTGGCGCTGTTGTTTGGTGCGCAATGAGTTTATTGATTTCTGCGGCATCTGATGCACGCGCCCCAGGTACTTTTGGCGTTCCAAAAGTACCCAAAAGAACGTTTTAGTTCGTGAATGCTGACCGGGTCGCTTTTATTCGCTCCTGCTCACGAAAAGCTTAAAATTCATCCCTGAATTTTACCCTGAGAACATCGATCAATTTGGCTTCACTTTAAAGAGATTTCACCCAACTCAAATCAACCACCCAACCAAGAAAACCATTCATGGAAGAATGGTTAGGCTTTTCCGGGCAGGACGCCCGTAAAAGCTGGTTCTGGACAACGCGTGACCAAGCCAGACAAAAAGATTTTCTGGTTCGTCTTTCATCTCTGAAAGATGAACTGGCGCACAGAACACCGATTCCTCTGAAACCGAAAAGCGAGATTGTGCGTCAAAATTTGGAGCCGGAGGCTAGACTAATAAGACTTGTGATGTAGGTGTTTGGGACGCAATCACATTCATTGATTTCATTAGCATTTTCGGATGCGCCCCAGTTCCTTTTGATAGATGTCAAAAGGAACCAAAAGCATCTTTTTTGGTTCAGTGCGCGTTATCAGGGTCGGATTGATTCGCATCCTGCTCAAGCAATCCTGAAAAATCGTCCATGATTTTTCACCCTGAGTTCAGTGACCAAATTGACTGTTTGAAAATGTTTCACCGCACGCAAATCAATCACCAAACAAAGAAAACCATTCACGGATGAATGGTTAGGCTTTTCCGGGCAGGACGCCCGTAAAAGCTGGTTCTGGACAACGTGTGACGCTGTCAAACAAAAAAAGATCTTCTGGTTACTCTTGCATCTCGGCAAGAGTAACTGGCGCACAGAGTACCCATGTTTCTGAAACCGAAAAACGAGATTGTGCGTCAAATTTCAGAGCCAAAGGCTAGGAGGGGGAATATTAAAAGCAGATTCTGGACAACATGCGACGCCGTCAAACAAAAAAGATTTTCTGGTTCGTCTTTCATCTCTGAAAGATGAACTGGCGCACAGAACACCGATGCCTCTGAAATCGAAAAACAAGATTGTGCGTCAAAACTCGGTGCCGGAAGGTAGCAGGGAAGATTGAAAATTGAGGTCCAGTGATGACACGATGACTCATGATATGGCGACAACCCGAACTGCCATCATATGGGTGTCGCCACTACTGATTATCATGCACCAAAGCTTATAATGTACCAAAGCCTATAGAGCCATTGCAGTGAAGCCACTCTGAGAATGAGCCACCACCACAAGTACCATTGCCCCATGCGCCGGTGTTATCGTATTGATCTTCAGCTTGGCGAACGGCACCATTGACGACAATGTAATCAACTTGAACATCACGATTGCCGCCATCATTGGTAAAGCCAACACGAATCTCACCCGTCGCATTCGTCTTTACAGTATAGTCAGCCATATAATTTTTCGCGGTCCAGTTTTTGACGGTGGTCCCGCCGACTTGCAGGTTAACGCTTTCATCGCCAACAACACCACTTAACCGAACAACGATCGTGTTACTTCCAGTGCCATCATCAGCACCAGTATCCACTAACTGCAACATTTTGGTTGCATAGCGCTTACCCATTTCACGTGCGCCCGCAGAATCAAAATGATATTGATCGTGAATATTCAAACCCGCTGCACTGACAACATGCGCGTTGGAAATCAGTGACGGTAATTGCGCGATTAAACGGTTATGGCTAGAGCAACATGCCGGATAAGGCAGTTCACCCGCGATGAAAGGAACATTACCAATCCCCAAATCGTTACGGATATCTGTCACTAATTGCTTAACACGCCCAGGCCAAGCCGGATCACCCGTATTACTTTCACCTTGATGAAAAATAATACCTTTGATGACGCCCCTCTGCTGCGCTTTACGTGCCAGATCCATTAGCCATTGATAACCACCATAAAGGTTGTTCGGTGTCGAACCAAAAGTAGGTTTACATGCGTTAAAATCACGACAATTTTTCAGAAAATATTCGATTTTTTGACCGCCATGTGCAGCACCGACTAAACCAATCGTGACCTTGCTGTCAGAATTGTTCGCCATGATTTTGCCAAAATTATCGCCAGGCCCTAAAGCACCGGAACAACGGACGAGAGGTGGTGATGCGACACGCCATTGACCGTAATATCCGATGCCCCCACATGACTCGTCTTGTAATACCATGACTCTGGGATTCGTGATACGATCTTGAGGTTCAACAGGTGATGCACCTTCCATGTTCGATTGCCCGACCATCAAGTAAATATGAAAGTTGGGATCAGGCGCAGCCATAGCCGACATCGACATCAAAGCAGTCAGTGCAATTAAGCTATATATATTCTTTATATATTTCATAATCATCATCTTAATTTTGTGTTGTAAGATTGAATGTGGCAGTTAAAACATCCACCACCACATCATTATTTGATTCATATCGCCACCATGATCTGGTGGCGATAGCTTACTTACTGCATGACTACTTTGCGCTAATTAGACCAAGTCTATAAGGAAAACGATTGTAGTCTGATACGCCTGAATTTGGATTTTGCCCTTGATACAAATACTGC
This region includes:
- a CDS encoding bacteriocin immunity protein → MEKNITSYTQDEFLSLVRRISIDDYPTEQEHIDAVLLFEKLTEHPDGSDLIYYPDDPADATPERIVEIVKQWRASQGLPCFKD
- a CDS encoding sialate O-acetylesterase, whose product is MKYIKNIYSLIALTALMSMSAMAAPDPNFHIYLMVGQSNMEGASPVEPQDRITNPRVMVLQDESCGGIGYYGQWRVASPPLVRCSGALGPGDNFGKIMANNSDSKVTIGLVGAAHGGQKIEYFLKNCRDFNACKPTFGSTPNNLYGGYQWLMDLARKAQQRGVIKGIIFHQGESNTGDPAWPGRVKQLVTDIRNDLGIGNVPFIAGELPYPACCSSHNRLIAQLPSLISNAHVVSAAGLNIHDQYHFDSAGAREMGKRYATKMLQLVDTGADDGTGSNTIVVRLSGVVGDESVNLQVGGTTVKNWTAKNYMADYTVKTNATGEIRVGFTNDGGNRDVQVDYIVVNGAVRQAEDQYDNTGAWGNGTCGGGSFSEWLHCNGSIGFGTL